One Calditrichia bacterium DNA window includes the following coding sequences:
- a CDS encoding tetratricopeptide repeat protein yields the protein MENFFELADLEEFYADHPDSIVFAFLTAKYLEAGELEKALETAETGVHKHPAYPFGHYMLGVCYHRLRDLGKAKSHLELALAYDDKNPKASKLLGEINRKLDLPILAQESFTLFYTLDNFHSEAAQYVQQTDLDDLSALDSLDLDFPDEEPVYRTPREATDMDKAEAEEVSMDDFFDGDLDIKEDFDVNQKVGEVFGDELLDDSLSSAEEDDLENLDKTFGDLDLLSFADDDEPAQETEVIPDTKAGKDDEDPFAGFGEDEPEQTAADADTDDIFKDFEIVDELDDDLPAAETPADVESFDDLLADLDVDETAEAPDSPLDFDKRDKLDIDMPDSENTDDSEILAELDEFFAEYEKDADLDEPAKSQKPVEQDLEFADLLFNEESPAPPDETPEIPDESGDAFDYASLVDDLVEQTEDDMQHASETEDDFSFNLLDEEESQPEPQHPMDHSHSGEKAKFVRPPILSPTLGEIYISQGRFEEALDVFQKLVAKDPDNKRFQKKIRDVQLMIDKQNS from the coding sequence ATGGAAAACTTTTTTGAATTAGCCGATCTCGAAGAATTTTACGCCGATCACCCGGATTCGATTGTTTTTGCATTTCTGACTGCCAAATATTTGGAAGCCGGTGAATTGGAAAAAGCGTTGGAAACAGCAGAAACCGGTGTTCACAAACACCCGGCATACCCGTTCGGGCACTATATGCTTGGCGTTTGCTACCATCGGTTGCGGGATTTGGGCAAAGCCAAAAGCCACCTCGAACTAGCGCTGGCTTACGACGATAAAAACCCCAAAGCCAGCAAGTTGCTCGGCGAGATAAACCGCAAACTCGATTTGCCGATCCTCGCTCAGGAAAGCTTCACCCTGTTTTACACGCTGGATAATTTCCATTCGGAAGCCGCGCAGTACGTTCAGCAAACCGATCTGGACGATTTGAGCGCACTCGATTCGCTCGATCTCGATTTTCCCGATGAAGAACCCGTTTACCGGACCCCGCGAGAAGCGACGGACATGGATAAAGCCGAAGCCGAGGAAGTATCGATGGACGACTTTTTCGATGGCGATCTCGATATCAAAGAAGATTTCGACGTCAACCAGAAAGTGGGCGAAGTTTTTGGCGATGAATTGCTCGATGACAGCCTGAGCAGCGCCGAAGAAGACGATCTCGAAAATCTGGATAAAACCTTTGGTGATCTGGACTTACTGAGCTTTGCCGATGACGACGAACCGGCACAGGAAACCGAAGTAATCCCCGATACCAAAGCCGGAAAGGACGACGAAGACCCATTTGCCGGTTTCGGCGAAGATGAACCGGAACAAACAGCCGCCGATGCAGATACAGACGATATTTTTAAAGATTTTGAAATTGTGGATGAGCTGGATGACGATCTGCCCGCCGCAGAAACACCTGCAGATGTGGAAAGTTTTGACGATTTGCTGGCCGATCTGGATGTGGATGAAACTGCCGAAGCACCGGACAGCCCGCTCGATTTCGACAAACGGGACAAGCTGGATATCGACATGCCGGATTCGGAAAATACGGATGACAGCGAAATTCTGGCCGAACTCGATGAGTTTTTTGCGGAATATGAAAAAGATGCCGATCTGGATGAACCGGCAAAGTCCCAAAAACCGGTGGAGCAGGATCTCGAATTTGCCGACCTGCTGTTTAATGAGGAATCACCCGCGCCCCCCGATGAAACACCGGAAATCCCCGACGAGAGCGGCGACGCATTTGATTACGCCTCGCTGGTGGACGATTTGGTGGAACAAACCGAAGATGACATGCAACATGCCAGCGAAACAGAAGACGATTTCAGTTTTAATTTGCTGGATGAAGAAGAATCGCAGCCGGAACCGCAACACCCGATGGATCATAGCCACAGCGGCGAAAAAGCCAAATTTGTTCGCCCGCCGATCCTCTCCCCCACGCTCGGCGAAATTTATATTTCCCAGGGTCGCTTTGAAGAAGCGCTGGACGTTTTCCAGAAATTGGTCGCGAAAGACCCGGACAACAAACGCTTCCAGAAAAAAATTCGCGATGTTCAGCTGATGATCGACAAACAAAATTCCTGA
- a CDS encoding LptE family protein, translated as MMKIKPFATLVLSLLFPALILMIVSGCVKYSFRGALPSSIKTIAIPLFEDRSNWIGLQDKMTNDVINAFIEDNSLQVIENEDDSDLVLRATINSVSQQLSSVAGDETVLEEKYVVSVKVECYNRQTDKLLWNGTISDFGIVPGTGGQAEQDEAVNEATERIVAEILNRTVAAW; from the coding sequence ATGATGAAGATTAAACCCTTCGCCACTTTGGTTTTATCGCTCCTTTTTCCGGCGCTCATCCTGATGATTGTTTCGGGATGTGTCAAATATTCATTTCGCGGGGCATTGCCTTCGTCTATCAAAACTATCGCAATTCCGTTGTTTGAAGATCGATCCAACTGGATTGGGCTGCAGGATAAAATGACCAACGACGTCATCAACGCATTTATCGAAGACAATTCGCTTCAAGTGATCGAAAACGAGGACGATAGCGATTTGGTACTCCGGGCGACCATCAATTCCGTTAGCCAGCAACTGTCGTCGGTTGCCGGCGACGAAACCGTGCTCGAAGAAAAATACGTTGTTTCGGTAAAAGTGGAGTGCTATAATCGCCAAACCGATAAACTATTGTGGAACGGCACCATCAGCGATTTTGGGATTGTCCCCGGTACCGGTGGGCAGGCAGAACAAGATGAAGCCGTGAACGAAGCCACAGAAAGAATTGTCGCCGAAATTCTCAACCGAACGGTTGCAGCGTGGTAA
- a CDS encoding sigma-54-dependent Fis family transcriptional regulator, which translates to MSIAPTTISVLITGESGSGKEVFARALHQLSPRKNKSMISVNCGAIPEGLLESELFGHEKGAFTGAISTKKGFFELADGGTIFLDEIGEMPIQTQVKLLRVLETGEFMRVGSGELRTVDARVVAATNRDLGRMVQQKQFRKDLYYRLKAVTIFLPPLRERREDIPLLIEKFTADVLKNENLSFAGYTEEALDMLRRYNWPGNVRELRNFVETAIVLARGQKVNSQMVREQLSHNDEHVEVANALPMPLGITREDAERELVYKALVSIGLEMKEMKSMLMQLFERIDHNYSENNVVYSPVEPETEHIQIKPLDEMEREIIEKALDRYNGNRRKVARALNISERTLYRKIKEYDLVRKDDEYDDED; encoded by the coding sequence ATGTCCATTGCGCCGACAACCATTAGCGTGCTCATCACCGGCGAAAGCGGTTCGGGAAAAGAGGTTTTCGCTCGTGCACTCCATCAACTCAGCCCTCGCAAAAACAAAAGCATGATATCCGTAAATTGCGGTGCAATTCCCGAAGGGTTGCTGGAAAGCGAACTGTTCGGTCACGAAAAAGGGGCGTTCACCGGCGCTATTTCTACCAAAAAAGGGTTTTTTGAACTCGCCGATGGCGGCACTATTTTCCTCGACGAAATTGGCGAAATGCCCATCCAAACCCAGGTTAAACTGCTGCGCGTTTTGGAAACCGGCGAATTTATGCGGGTCGGCAGCGGCGAATTGCGAACGGTTGATGCACGGGTTGTTGCGGCAACCAACCGCGATTTGGGGAGAATGGTTCAACAAAAGCAGTTCCGCAAAGATCTGTATTATCGCCTGAAAGCGGTCACCATTTTTTTGCCGCCATTGCGGGAACGCCGGGAAGACATCCCGCTGCTCATCGAAAAATTCACTGCGGATGTGTTGAAAAACGAGAATCTTTCATTTGCCGGATACACCGAGGAAGCGCTGGATATGCTCCGGCGATACAACTGGCCGGGAAACGTGCGGGAGCTGCGCAATTTTGTGGAAACCGCCATTGTGCTGGCACGCGGCCAAAAAGTGAATTCGCAAATGGTGCGCGAACAGCTTAGCCATAACGACGAACATGTGGAAGTTGCCAACGCCCTGCCCATGCCGCTCGGCATCACCCGGGAAGATGCAGAACGCGAACTGGTGTATAAAGCGCTTGTTTCCATCGGGCTGGAAATGAAAGAAATGAAATCTATGCTGATGCAATTGTTCGAACGAATCGATCACAATTATTCAGAAAATAATGTGGTATATTCCCCGGTGGAGCCGGAAACAGAGCACATTCAGATTAAACCGCTGGATGAAATGGAACGGGAAATTATCGAAAAGGCGCTGGATCGCTACAACGGCAACCGCCGCAAAGTGGCGCGGGCGCTGAACATCAGCGAGCGAACACTGTATCGCAAAATAAAGGAATACGATCTCGTCCGGAAAGATGATGAATATGATGATGAAGATTAA
- a CDS encoding 3'-5' exoribonuclease produces the protein MSNEVEETNILPPDVYAALNLDEFVAVDIETTGLQYTNSEVIEVAAAKFRNGELAETFERLIKPATAIPEYITKLTGIADSDVAGAPAFRDVLPDFREFLGTAPIIAHHVPFDLPFLEYHARLVDRNLKGWQNRKPVYHYFPNPKYDTAVLARMYLHYLPSFSLSNLVDYFQFSGDVSHRALPDAKNAGLVFRELVNFAIQTKFADVQKILQILEAADDPISDFFQHLAKFLSTGTTVVGGIDRRQFDFKANHYNIIGERSKLKGPADLLEEQDWDYEPPEWEQAAGLLDESDIADFFAESGELSQKFGTYETRDQQVAMATAIARAFNSQQFLTVEAGTGTGKSLAYLVPAIQWALKNNAENGRVVISTNTKNLQEQLFFKDLPVLSGILKDEFKAVLLKGRGNYLCLDKWTTVMRDPDARLTEDERTKVLPLLFWMAETETGDIAENNAFRVERNGGLWSKFIAESQYCPGQKCKYFKDCYLMKARENARNAHLVLVNHSLLFADLVAEHSVISPYRNLIFDEAHNLEKTATEYLGVAVNIWLFKDLTSKLYVKEKFESGALAQLVRNLRKSELDASQVDTLTKQIDKLIENVLELWATAQDFFRELGRQLRQITPENQTQYASRHRYKSHHIFEPVLPIYDQLARQINRLQAGLANMVENFRDFKENSFDNQDQIYRELKTQTVTAAALLESIDLLLSANDETRVYWYELPQREDSLDIRLYAAPLNIGELLHEQLFGKLRTAIFTSATIAVNQRFDYFLERTGINRNEPDRVKALMLDSPFRYREQVLLGIASFLPPPTDKRHFPELKKLIRELSQRLRRGSLVLFTSYSTLNEVYRDVQNDMKLAQMPLLAQGLDGGRHAIISRFKREKPAFLFGTDSFWEGVDIPGDALELVAITKLPFDVPTDPVFQAKSEMIEARGGNSFYELSIPEAVIRFRQGFGRLIRNRQDFGAVLILDNRVSTKSYGRMFLNSLPVTAKSFANADEMWLQLERWFG, from the coding sequence ATGAGCAACGAAGTCGAAGAAACCAACATTCTCCCGCCGGACGTTTACGCCGCGCTGAATCTCGATGAATTTGTGGCGGTGGATATCGAAACCACCGGGTTGCAATACACCAATTCGGAAGTGATCGAAGTGGCTGCAGCAAAATTCCGCAATGGCGAACTTGCCGAAACGTTCGAACGGCTGATAAAACCTGCCACCGCGATTCCGGAATACATCACCAAATTGACCGGCATTGCCGACAGCGATGTTGCCGGCGCACCGGCGTTCCGCGATGTGCTGCCCGATTTCCGGGAATTTTTGGGCACCGCGCCCATCATCGCGCATCACGTGCCGTTCGATCTGCCGTTTCTGGAATATCACGCGCGGTTGGTGGATCGCAATTTGAAAGGCTGGCAAAATCGCAAACCGGTGTATCATTATTTCCCGAATCCCAAATACGACACAGCGGTTTTGGCGCGGATGTATCTCCATTATTTACCATCGTTTAGCCTGTCCAATTTGGTCGATTATTTTCAGTTTTCGGGTGATGTTTCGCACCGCGCTTTGCCGGATGCCAAAAATGCCGGACTCGTTTTTCGGGAGCTGGTGAATTTTGCGATCCAAACCAAATTTGCGGATGTTCAGAAAATTCTGCAAATCCTCGAAGCAGCGGACGATCCGATCAGCGATTTCTTCCAACATCTGGCAAAATTTTTGTCCACCGGCACCACGGTTGTTGGCGGCATCGACCGGCGGCAGTTCGATTTTAAGGCGAATCATTATAATATTATCGGCGAACGCAGCAAGTTGAAAGGTCCTGCGGATCTGCTGGAAGAGCAGGATTGGGATTACGAACCGCCGGAATGGGAGCAGGCTGCAGGATTGCTCGATGAATCGGACATCGCCGATTTTTTTGCAGAAAGCGGCGAACTCTCCCAAAAATTCGGCACTTACGAAACCCGCGATCAGCAGGTGGCGATGGCAACCGCAATCGCACGGGCGTTCAACAGTCAGCAATTTTTGACCGTGGAAGCGGGCACCGGCACCGGAAAATCGCTGGCATATCTGGTTCCGGCGATCCAATGGGCGCTAAAAAACAACGCGGAAAACGGTCGCGTGGTGATCAGCACCAACACAAAAAACCTTCAAGAACAATTGTTTTTTAAGGATTTACCGGTGCTGAGCGGTATCCTGAAAGATGAATTTAAAGCAGTGTTGCTGAAAGGTCGCGGCAATTACCTTTGCCTCGACAAATGGACAACCGTAATGCGCGATCCCGACGCACGGCTCACCGAAGATGAGCGGACAAAAGTGCTGCCGTTGCTGTTCTGGATGGCGGAAACCGAAACCGGCGATATCGCCGAAAATAACGCATTCCGGGTGGAGCGCAATGGCGGGCTGTGGTCGAAATTTATCGCCGAAAGCCAGTATTGCCCCGGACAAAAATGCAAATATTTCAAAGATTGTTATTTGATGAAAGCGCGCGAAAACGCCCGCAATGCCCACCTCGTTTTGGTGAACCATTCGCTATTGTTTGCGGATCTGGTTGCGGAACATTCGGTGATTTCACCGTATCGCAACCTCATTTTCGATGAAGCACACAATCTGGAAAAAACCGCGACGGAATATCTCGGTGTTGCCGTAAACATTTGGTTATTCAAAGATTTAACCAGCAAATTATATGTGAAAGAAAAGTTCGAAAGCGGCGCTCTGGCACAGTTGGTGCGCAATCTCCGCAAAAGCGAACTGGACGCATCGCAGGTGGATACGCTCACCAAACAGATTGATAAATTGATCGAAAACGTACTGGAATTATGGGCAACCGCGCAGGATTTTTTCCGGGAGCTGGGTCGCCAGTTGCGGCAAATTACGCCGGAAAATCAGACGCAATATGCCAGTCGGCATCGCTACAAATCACACCACATTTTCGAACCGGTGCTGCCGATTTACGACCAGCTTGCCCGGCAAATCAACCGGCTGCAGGCCGGACTGGCAAATATGGTAGAAAATTTCCGCGATTTTAAAGAAAATAGTTTCGACAATCAGGACCAGATTTATCGCGAATTGAAAACCCAAACCGTTACCGCAGCAGCGCTGTTGGAGAGCATCGATTTACTGCTTTCCGCGAATGACGAAACGCGGGTGTATTGGTACGAACTGCCGCAACGGGAAGACAGTCTGGACATCCGGCTATACGCTGCGCCGCTGAACATCGGCGAATTGCTGCACGAGCAGTTGTTCGGCAAATTGCGCACGGCTATTTTCACTTCGGCGACGATCGCCGTCAACCAGCGGTTCGATTATTTTCTGGAACGTACCGGCATCAACCGCAACGAACCAGATCGTGTAAAGGCGCTGATGCTCGATTCGCCGTTTCGCTATCGCGAGCAGGTGTTATTGGGGATCGCTTCATTTTTGCCGCCACCAACGGATAAACGGCATTTTCCCGAGCTGAAAAAATTAATCCGCGAGCTCAGCCAGCGGTTGCGCCGCGGTTCGCTGGTGCTGTTCACCAGTTACAGCACGCTCAACGAGGTATATCGCGATGTACAAAATGATATGAAACTGGCGCAAATGCCGCTGCTCGCGCAGGGCTTGGACGGCGGGCGGCACGCGATTATCAGCCGCTTCAAACGGGAAAAACCGGCATTTCTGTTCGGGACGGACAGTTTTTGGGAAGGTGTGGATATTCCCGGCGATGCGCTGGAATTGGTAGCAATTACCAAGTTGCCGTTCGATGTGCCGACAGATCCGGTGTTTCAAGCTAAAAGTGAAATGATTGAAGCGCGAGGCGGGAATTCGTTTTACGAACTGTCGATTCCGGAAGCCGTGATTCGCTTCCGGCAGGGATTCGGGCGGTTGATCCGCAACCGCCAGGATTTTGGCGCGGTGCTCATTTTGGACAATCGCGTTTCCACAAAATCGTATGGGCGAATGTTTTTGAACTCGCTGCCGGTAACGGCTAAATCTTTCGCAAATGCAGATGAAATGTGGCTGCAACTGGAGCGTTGGTTCGGCTAA
- a CDS encoding T9SS type A sorting domain-containing protein, which produces MKSDLPKSIHFVIITIALILYTTAQLAAAGKVYLVLGSDTAIWNGMDVARYNCYYSPLLYTDPSANAYGVMDPTYRNAMTDSYGTPMKLTWWMMCGSIFGPGSNTNVPFPNVMTMYLMKKYHGERVQQFGDELSLHYHTFQWNDYDNDGKFWWNQTYTFEESRDDYEFTLAQLLIEEGVFPVSFRSGWHFMDNGWQHHLDDWVPYSMHNDWPNDRIDTEEPLDNTFHWADAPGQFVPYRPSPENYQLPGDGPGWNVRSTHLNTARYRDLIDSIFTRAANGQDQLACIWGHLPETDFLSNLQIIDSLAHRFSNQTGVSFRYCTAIEAMQRWRETSDSLPPVLTFDAVESGDDVYFQITTDEPIFQKYPFVAVKTIYEQYQLIPCNSSGANSWQTATPVSKQFLARAAVAVCDTLGNQSLDFIDFRPADTFVDNEDAGYSEISGNWSSVSGDFWGVDHRMAGISTGDSAIAEWQFSPAADGMFNIEIRMPNVANPANQLTFYLTENGSAIDTISTDAPTANAWQYITTANFAAGSAVSLKMVAKTNLANANVAADVVKFSALVRDRDLHPASAVLDFGEVIIDDSTFADLALTNRGIEPLTISGITSANGFSGVQQQFPLTIPGRGTVNISAFVVPETIGDLRDTLRIASDDPVKPQLEIPLSAKVQHYFVIIDNEDAQAYSETGTWATSNAQAYGSSSRYAPLGQNPGAVATFTVNIEKSSYYDLFEIVPTTVNAADHALYQVYLNGFLVDAFNVDQNDGSGNWVKLARYHFPENATVEVRVIDDGGSTPGLVLRADAIKFAIPDDATAIAEPGNGSLPETFEFEQNYPNPFNATTRFRYALPQQSRVELHIFNAIGQQVATLIDEPQTAGNYEFSWDANAFASGIYFARLKAGNQVKTQKMILLK; this is translated from the coding sequence ATGAAATCTGATCTACCCAAAAGCATTCACTTTGTCATCATTACCATCGCATTAATTTTATACACAACCGCGCAACTGGCTGCCGCAGGAAAAGTTTACCTTGTTTTAGGTTCTGATACCGCCATTTGGAACGGGATGGACGTCGCAAGGTACAACTGCTATTACAGCCCGCTGCTTTACACCGATCCATCTGCAAATGCTTACGGCGTAATGGATCCAACATACCGCAACGCGATGACCGATTCCTACGGCACGCCGATGAAGCTAACCTGGTGGATGATGTGCGGCAGCATTTTCGGTCCCGGATCAAACACAAACGTTCCCTTCCCGAACGTAATGACGATGTATCTCATGAAAAAATATCACGGCGAGCGTGTTCAGCAATTCGGCGATGAACTGAGCCTGCACTACCACACTTTTCAGTGGAACGATTACGACAACGACGGCAAATTCTGGTGGAACCAGACCTACACATTTGAAGAATCGCGGGATGATTATGAATTTACGCTGGCGCAACTGCTCATTGAAGAAGGCGTTTTTCCGGTATCCTTCCGCAGTGGATGGCATTTTATGGATAACGGCTGGCAGCACCATTTGGACGACTGGGTGCCCTACAGCATGCACAACGATTGGCCGAACGACCGCATCGACACCGAGGAGCCGCTGGACAACACCTTCCACTGGGCAGACGCACCGGGGCAGTTCGTGCCGTATCGACCGTCGCCAGAAAATTACCAGCTGCCCGGCGATGGTCCCGGCTGGAACGTTCGCTCAACCCATTTAAATACAGCACGTTACCGCGACTTGATCGATTCGATTTTCACCCGCGCGGCAAACGGGCAGGATCAGCTCGCCTGCATTTGGGGACATTTGCCGGAAACCGATTTTTTGAGCAATCTGCAAATTATCGATAGCCTGGCGCATCGATTTTCCAACCAGACGGGTGTCAGCTTCCGCTATTGCACAGCCATCGAAGCGATGCAACGCTGGCGCGAAACCAGCGATTCGCTGCCGCCGGTGCTCACTTTTGATGCTGTCGAATCCGGTGATGACGTCTACTTTCAGATCACCACCGATGAGCCGATTTTCCAGAAATACCCGTTTGTCGCGGTGAAAACCATTTACGAACAATACCAGTTGATTCCCTGCAACAGCAGCGGCGCGAACAGTTGGCAAACCGCAACGCCGGTGAGCAAACAATTTTTGGCGCGCGCAGCCGTTGCCGTTTGCGATACGCTCGGCAACCAATCGCTGGATTTCATCGATTTTCGTCCGGCGGATACATTTGTGGACAATGAGGACGCCGGATATTCGGAAATTTCCGGCAACTGGAGCAGCGTTTCCGGCGATTTTTGGGGCGTCGATCACCGGATGGCGGGCATTTCAACGGGCGATTCCGCCATCGCCGAATGGCAATTTTCACCGGCAGCAGACGGAATGTTCAACATCGAAATCCGCATGCCGAATGTGGCAAATCCGGCCAATCAGCTCACGTTTTATCTGACTGAAAACGGCAGCGCAATCGACACAATTTCAACTGATGCGCCCACCGCAAACGCCTGGCAGTACATCACAACGGCAAATTTCGCCGCCGGAAGCGCGGTTTCGCTGAAAATGGTTGCCAAAACCAATTTGGCAAATGCCAACGTCGCTGCGGATGTGGTCAAATTTTCTGCGCTGGTACGCGACCGCGATCTGCACCCGGCATCGGCTGTGCTCGATTTTGGCGAAGTGATTATCGACGACAGCACTTTTGCCGATTTGGCGCTCACCAATCGCGGCATCGAGCCGCTGACGATTTCCGGCATCACATCCGCCAACGGTTTTTCCGGTGTGCAGCAGCAGTTCCCGCTCACCATTCCGGGAAGGGGCACCGTCAATATTTCGGCGTTCGTTGTGCCGGAAACCATCGGCGATCTGCGCGATACGTTGCGCATCGCCAGCGATGATCCGGTGAAACCGCAGCTGGAAATTCCCCTCTCTGCAAAGGTGCAGCATTATTTTGTGATCATCGATAACGAAGATGCACAGGCATACAGCGAAACCGGAACCTGGGCAACCAGCAACGCACAAGCGTATGGCAGCAGCAGCCGTTACGCACCGCTCGGGCAAAATCCCGGCGCGGTTGCCACATTCACTGTAAATATTGAAAAATCAAGTTATTACGATCTGTTTGAAATTGTGCCCACAACCGTAAACGCAGCCGATCATGCGCTGTATCAGGTGTATCTCAACGGGTTTCTGGTGGACGCTTTTAACGTGGATCAAAACGACGGCAGCGGCAATTGGGTGAAGCTGGCGCGCTATCATTTTCCGGAAAATGCGACCGTTGAAGTGCGGGTGATTGACGACGGCGGCAGCACGCCCGGACTGGTGCTGCGGGCGGATGCGATCAAATTTGCCATCCCGGATGACGCAACCGCCATCGCCGAACCCGGTAACGGCTCGCTTCCCGAAACGTTCGAATTTGAGCAAAATTACCCGAATCCGTTTAACGCCACCACCCGTTTCCGCTATGCGTTGCCGCAGCAATCGCGGGTGGAATTGCATATTTTTAACGCGATCGGGCAACAAGTTGCCACACTAATCGACGAACCACAAACTGCTGGAAATTATGAATTTAGCTGGGACGCCAACGCATTCGCCAGCGGCATTTATTTTGCACGGCTGAAAGCCGGGAATCAGGTCAAAACGCAAAAAATGATATTGTTGAAATAG